TGTAACAGAAGCTTTTTGGAAGGCGGAAGAAGATCTGGCCAATTCGTGATCGTCACTTCTGAGAAATCCATTAAAGCTTGATGTTCAATTTGAATTGCTGCTTGTTTTACATCTTTTAAATCAATCACATGAAATTCGTTCTCTGTATGGCTGTAACAGGGGCTGTACCAGCTGCCGCAGTCACAATAGATCCCGATTGGCTGAAGTCTGCCGAGCTTGGTGTTCCCTCCCAGCTCATAGTGCGCGGTGACCAGGCACTGCTCCAATGATGCGTCCAGAAAAAGAGGCAAGAAAGGTGCGGGATCAGGGTAGCAAGGCAGGTGGATGAGTAATCTCTTTTGAATTTCTTCGAACCTTTTGACCGCATCATCGGGAAGGTAGTTGATAAATTTATCTCGCCCAGAGGCAGCTTCTCTCCTGAAAGGGAACGATAGGCTCTTTTTGTAGGGCTGCAGAGCAAATAAGAAAGCAAGTGCCTCAGACTCTGTAAAACCGATGGGCGGAAGAATTCTTTCGTTTTCAAGTTTATATCCTCCGTGGGGACCGAATTCAGACACGATCGGCAGTCCCATATCCATCAGGGAAAGCAGGTCCCTTTGAATGGTTCGGGTTGAAACTTTAAATTCTTCTGCGAGTTCTTTTAATGTAAAGCGTTTTTTCTTGTTGATGGACAATAATAGTAGTTCATGCCGTTTAACCTTAGCCATGGATGTATCCTCAATCATATTAAAATAGTTGTTCTAGTTTATATATCGTTCAACTATCAAGACATTTTACATAAAATTAAGGATTACTTTTTGAAAGCGCTGGCGATTGTTAACAAAATCCCAATACCAGCAGCGCTATAAGACAAATAGGCGGGCATAGAAAGCTTGCCGGAATAACCCAGAATGCCTGCAATAAAGAGCAGGGATCCTGTTGTTTGCAGGAAGGTTTTTGCCGAACTTCTGTTTTCTATGATTCTGTTCTTCATCAAAACCCCTCATTTCTTTTTATAAAGAAAGTATAAGGGCACACATGACAAAATGCACGAGCGTTAAGAATCACACTGTGCATTTTGTCAGGATCAATGTTCTATCTTTTCGTATTGCTTTTCTTTGCTGCATTTTCAAGCTTAGTTTGCGGATCTGCTGCGAATTCAGTATCACCTTTTCCTTGAGGTGTTACACTGCTGGCAGCCTGGCCCTTACCACTGCTTTTCTTCGTCACATGATCACCTCCCATTTTTTAGCGTTGCCAACCTAAGGAGATTCATTCGCTGATTTCAGGTTAAAGGAGTATTAATTGTGGAATAACTAATGAGGCAGGCATTGTCAAAGAATGAAGAGGATGTGATTCATATGGAAATCGGATTAGTGGGTCTGGGGAAAATGGGTTTTAATATTGCACAGAATATGATTGATCATGATTTTAAGGTGATTGCTTTTGATACCAATAAAGAAACGGTAGATCAAATCTCTTCAAAAGGTGCACTCGGGGTGGAGACACTTGAAGATTTAGCAAAGGGTTTTACCGGACGCCGGGCGATTATTTTATTGGTTCCTGCAGGCCCTGCAGTAGACAGTGTGATCAGTGAACTGGTACCTTATCTGGATCAAGGCGACATCATCATTGACGCAGGGAATTCAAAGTACAAGGATACACTTAGACGTTACGAAGAATTAAAAGAAAAAGGAATTCATTTAGTGGACTGCGGAACGAGCGGAGGTACTGAAGGAGCACGCCATGGTGTTTGTGTCATGGTCGGCGGGGATGAAGAAGCCGTGGATTATGTTGCTCCGCTCTATGAAAAAATTTCAATAGAAAACGGTTTTATGAAAACAGGAAAAGCAGGAAGCGGTCATTTCTTAAAAATGGTGCATAATGGAATTGAATACGGAATGATGCAGGCGATCGCGGAGGGGTTTGAAATTCTGGATAAAAGTGATTTTGACTATGATTATGAAGCAGTCGCAAAGGTCTGGAATAATGGATCAGTCATCCGTTCTTGGCTGATGGAACTAATGGAGAACGCATTTTCCAAACAGCCGAAACTTGAAGAAATACGGGGTGTGATGAATTCTTCAGGAGAAGGCATTTGGACGATTGAGGCAGCGCTTGACTATCAGGCTACAGCCCCAGTTATTGCTCTGTCTCAGTTTATGAGGTTCAGGTCGCTCGAGGATGACACTTTCCACGGAAAAGTGGTGGCGGCTCTTCGAAACGAGTTCGGCGGACATGCTGTTGTGAAGAAATAGCACCTTTTACAAAACCTTTGCCCTACTGCAGAGGTTTTTTTCATATAATGGTACATAGGAGTGTGATATAAAGCATGAAATTAAATGAGAAATTTGTTCGAGAATCCAGAACAGTAAAATCAAGTGTGGTTCTTCCGCCGGATACGAATAATCATGGAACTTTGTTTGGCGGCAAACTGATGGCATATATTGACGATGTGGCTGCGATATCAGCGATCCGCCATGCACGCTGCAATGTAGTAACCGCCTCAACCGATTCGGTCGATTTTTTGCATCCAATCAGAGTAGGAAATTCAGTCTGCCTGGAATCTTTTGTGACGTGGACGCACAAAACGTCGATGGAGGTTTTTGTAAAAATCACGTCTGAGAATTTATTTACAGGCGAGAGAAAGGTTTGTGCAGTTTCCTTTTTGACGTTTGTCGCACTGGGTGAAGACGGTAAACCAACGCCAGTGCCAAAAGCTATTCCAGAGTCTGAAGAGGAAAAGTGGCTTCATCAAGGTGCAGAGGAACGGGCTGTCAATCGGAGAAAAAGAAGGGAAAGCAGTAAAAAACTTGCTGAAGAATTCGGCACGCAAAAGCCATGGGAATATTAAAATCTGTTTTGTGAAAGTCTTTTCTTTATAAATTTGGTTTCGTCATGTTATAATAAAGTTACCTTTTTCCAGCCAGGGATACGAGAACCCTGGCTTATTATTTTTAAACTTTCATAGCTGATGATAATAGACATAGACCAGTCTGCAGATTGCAGGCTGGTTTTTGGATGCAAATATTGGCACCAGCGCTGGTCGGACCTTAGCTTGCCCTTTTCTTGCCATGCAAAAAAGAGTGGACGATTGTCCCACCCTTTTCGCTTTTGGGAGAGTTAAGATTAACGACGGAATCCGCCACCAAGTTGTTGTTCAGCCATTTGTACAAGACGCTTAGTGATTTCACCACCAACAGATCCGTTAGCGCGTGAAGAAGTGTCGGGTCCAAGTTGCACACCAAATTCAGAAGCGATTTCATACTTCATTTGGTCAAGAGCTTGTTGAGCACCAGCTACTACTAGTTCGTTTGAAGAGTTGTTACGTGCCATATGTATCACCTCCTTGTACTACTAGTTTGTATTACCACTTTGAAAATATGCATGAAAAAGAAAATTTTTTTGGAGTCACGTTTCATTCGTATTTTCGTATAGTATCTTATCCCCCTATATTTGATTAGACGCCGTGATGACCTCCCACACGGCGTTTATTTGTGTCTAGACTTTCTACCGTCACTTGATGTTCACTATCATTTTAGGCCATAAGAGGGTATACTGTTAACAAAAGGGGGTGAGTCCGATCGAGCCGATATTTGAACTGCTATGTGAAATGGACGTTTTGCTGATTTCATTGGGATTAACACTGGCTCTGCTTGGTATCAGCAGACATATCATAATGCAGTGCCCAGAAACGATAAAGAAAAGCAGCCAGCTGAAGATTTCCGATCAGAACAGAACACTTAAGTTACGATTGAATCCAAGTCTGGTCCAAAACTTCTGTTTTATGAGGAATCATATAACACACAGGAAATACCGGAAAGAAGCACCAGATGATAATGACAGCCACTCCTTCTTGTTGAATCATTCAGACGCAAAACCAACAAGGAGGAAATGGAATGAACAGAAAGAAACAACGATCAGGACTTACACGCGGATTACAATTTTTTACGATGATATTTGGAATATGGGTACTTGCAGGCTGCAGCAGAGCACCTGTTAACGCACAGAGCCACGGGGTATGGAGCCATTATTTTGTTTATCCCTTCTCAGAAGTGATTCAGTTTGTGGCCACCTTCTTTAACGGAAATTATGGACTGGCTATCATCTTTTTGACGATCATTATTCGCTGTATTTTATTGCCTTTTACACTTTCCCAGACAAAAAATCAGCAAAAAATGAAAGAGCTTCAGCCGGAAATGAAGCGGATTCGAGAAAAATATAAAAGCAAAGACAGAGAAACTCAAACAAAAATGCAGCAGGAAGTTATGGCCCTTTACCAAAAGCATGGTGTTAACCCGGTGTCTATGGGATGTATGCCCTTGCTGATTCAGATGCCGATTTTGCTGGCATTCTATTATGCGATTATACGGACGAAAGAAATCGCGGCACATAATTTCTTATGGTTTAACCTGGGTACACCGGATCCAACACACATTCTGCCGATTATTGCGGCTATTACCACGTTTATTCAATATAAGATAATCAATAGACAGCTTGAGCAAGTGAATCCCCAGATCCAGATGATGGGCTATATTATGCCGATGATCATCGTTTTTTCTGCCTGGAGGCTTTCTGCAGTACTGCCGATGTACTGGATTGTCGGGAACATCTTCATGACGGTTCAAAGCATTGTGATCAATCGAAAACGCAAAAATATTCAAACGACGGCCAATTCAAATTCTTAAAACAAAAGAACTCTCCATTTTGGAGAGTTCTTTTGTTTTACGGTGAAGCGTCTTTGTTGTACTTAGTTGACAGATTAACGGCGAAAATTCATCATAGAAAGAGGATAAGGAGTGATAGATATGAGAGAAAAGATGGTATTTTTTGATATTGATGGAACACTGATCGATGAAAGTACAGGGGAAATTCCGGATTCAACAAAGGAAGCCCTACATCAGCTTCGAAGGAACGGTGTCCATACCGGAATAGCAACAGGCAGGGCGCCTTTTATGTTTGAACACTTATTGAAGGAACTCGAAATGGACTCGTTTATCAGCTTTAATGGGTCGTATGTTGTTTTCAGAGGAGAAGTCATCTACAAAGCAACACTGGATGTAGAAAGGCTGAAAGAACTTGAAAAGGTTGCTGTCCAATCGGAACATCCTCTTGTTTTCCTGGATCACGCAAAAGCAACGACCAATTATGAATACGCTGATGTGGTTTATGAAAGTACGAAACATTTGCTCACTGAATATCCTATGTTCGATGAGACTTACTATCATAGCAATGATGTTTATCAGGCGCTTCTTTTTGTGATGAAGAGTTTGAGCGGCCTTACAGAAATGATTATAAAGGAACCTTCGATTTTATCCGCTGGCATCACCACGCGATCGATGTAATGCCGTTTGGA
This genomic stretch from Fictibacillus marinisediminis harbors:
- a CDS encoding HAD-IIB family hydrolase; translation: MREKMVFFDIDGTLIDESTGEIPDSTKEALHQLRRNGVHTGIATGRAPFMFEHLLKELEMDSFISFNGSYVVFRGEVIYKATLDVERLKELEKVAVQSEHPLVFLDHAKATTNYEYADVVYESTKHLLTEYPMFDETYYHSNDVYQALLFVMKSLSGLTEMIIKEPSILSAGITTRSM
- a CDS encoding acyl-CoA thioesterase; translation: MKLNEKFVRESRTVKSSVVLPPDTNNHGTLFGGKLMAYIDDVAAISAIRHARCNVVTASTDSVDFLHPIRVGNSVCLESFVTWTHKTSMEVFVKITSENLFTGERKVCAVSFLTFVALGEDGKPTPVPKAIPESEEEKWLHQGAEERAVNRRKRRESSKKLAEEFGTQKPWEY
- the sspL gene encoding small, acid-soluble spore protein L, which produces MTKKSSGKGQAASSVTPQGKGDTEFAADPQTKLENAAKKSNTKR
- the yidC gene encoding membrane protein insertase YidC translates to MIFGIWVLAGCSRAPVNAQSHGVWSHYFVYPFSEVIQFVATFFNGNYGLAIIFLTIIIRCILLPFTLSQTKNQQKMKELQPEMKRIREKYKSKDRETQTKMQQEVMALYQKHGVNPVSMGCMPLLIQMPILLAFYYAIIRTKEIAAHNFLWFNLGTPDPTHILPIIAAITTFIQYKIINRQLEQVNPQIQMMGYIMPMIIVFSAWRLSAVLPMYWIVGNIFMTVQSIVINRKRKNIQTTANSNS
- the gnd gene encoding phosphogluconate dehydrogenase (NAD(+)-dependent, decarboxylating), producing MEIGLVGLGKMGFNIAQNMIDHDFKVIAFDTNKETVDQISSKGALGVETLEDLAKGFTGRRAIILLVPAGPAVDSVISELVPYLDQGDIIIDAGNSKYKDTLRRYEELKEKGIHLVDCGTSGGTEGARHGVCVMVGGDEEAVDYVAPLYEKISIENGFMKTGKAGSGHFLKMVHNGIEYGMMQAIAEGFEILDKSDFDYDYEAVAKVWNNGSVIRSWLMELMENAFSKQPKLEEIRGVMNSSGEGIWTIEAALDYQATAPVIALSQFMRFRSLEDDTFHGKVVAALRNEFGGHAVVKK
- a CDS encoding helix-turn-helix transcriptional regulator, yielding MAKVKRHELLLLSINKKKRFTLKELAEEFKVSTRTIQRDLLSLMDMGLPIVSEFGPHGGYKLENERILPPIGFTESEALAFLFALQPYKKSLSFPFRREAASGRDKFINYLPDDAVKRFEEIQKRLLIHLPCYPDPAPFLPLFLDASLEQCLVTAHYELGGNTKLGRLQPIGIYCDCGSWYSPCYSHTENEFHVIDLKDVKQAAIQIEHQALMDFSEVTITNWPDLLPPSKKLLLHIKLEGEGIQKALRHPSLSPHVIQETDASGLISMYILTNDIHRFAELIWSLGSDAQVVQPAEIADIIRKKTVLMSRNYERIPTF
- a CDS encoding alpha/beta-type small acid-soluble spore protein, with product MARNNSSNELVVAGAQQALDQMKYEIASEFGVQLGPDTSSRANGSVGGEITKRLVQMAEQQLGGGFRR